One genomic segment of Fusobacterium nucleatum includes these proteins:
- a CDS encoding helix-turn-helix domain-containing protein: MDEKIKELGTYIDNLRQEKNLGFNQLSKKSGVNAKTLNEIMYGKSKRVNPIYLIQLAKALGVHYKQFYWIIGYLLPEDDIVKNKKMGDFNFINTKIGNNNIMVGGNISSSTITQITEKNEKNMSLDLTKLNEVDAESIRNIYNSLLKK, encoded by the coding sequence ATGGATGAAAAAATAAAAGAATTAGGAACTTATATTGATAATTTAAGACAAGAAAAAAATTTGGGATTTAATCAATTATCAAAAAAAAGTGGAGTTAATGCAAAAACTTTAAATGAAATAATGTATGGAAAATCAAAAAGAGTAAACCCTATATATTTAATTCAATTGGCAAAAGCATTAGGAGTTCACTATAAACAATTTTATTGGATTATTGGATATTTACTTCCTGAAGATGATATTGTAAAAAATAAAAAAATGGGAGATTTTAATTTTATTAACACTAAAATTGGGAATAATAATATTATGGTAGGAGGGAATATTTCTAGTTCTACTATTACACAAATAACCGAAAAAAATGAAAAAAATATGTCACTTGATCTAACAAAATTAAATGAAGTTGATGCTGAAAGTATAAGAAATATCTACAATTCATTATTAAAAAAATAA
- a CDS encoding helix-turn-helix domain-containing protein: protein MIKFKIHIKMAEKRLSQKTVSQYVGITPTVMGKYYHGTITRINPEHLNKFCELLCCNTQDLIEYIPDNENATHE, encoded by the coding sequence ATGATAAAATTCAAAATACATATCAAAATGGCTGAAAAAAGACTTTCTCAAAAAACAGTTAGCCAATATGTAGGCATTACTCCAACTGTTATGGGAAAATATTATCACGGAACAATAACAAGAATTAATCCAGAACACCTTAATAAGTTTTGTGAATTACTTTGTTGTAATACACAAGATTTAATTGAGTATATTCCAGATAATGAAAATGCTACTCATGAATAA
- a CDS encoding ParA family protein — MGVVLVKNNKGGVGKSWIALQLAAYKAFQNEKVLILTSDSQNNILNYSGIKIKDTNKKGLEDLLEGKNYELTKLRPNLFFLHLQDYKVKGNLDEKFKKQINNLKKEFKHIIIDGSPVMNLDNVFVDVAEHIIVPTFLDSVTTNSILNLLKKTDISKIRAVIPNRVGRTAIEKNFYSFLKEKLNRSGVFLSIPIKQSSIILNLIEKGTLLWERRAQELEQIKNVFIKVWGEIEDE; from the coding sequence ATGGGAGTCGTACTTGTAAAAAATAATAAAGGTGGAGTAGGTAAAAGCTGGATAGCTTTACAATTAGCAGCATACAAAGCCTTTCAAAATGAAAAAGTCTTGATATTAACTTCAGACTCTCAGAATAATATTTTAAATTATTCTGGAATAAAAATTAAAGATACTAATAAAAAAGGACTTGAAGATTTATTGGAAGGGAAGAATTATGAATTGACAAAATTAAGACCCAATTTATTTTTCTTGCATCTTCAAGACTATAAAGTAAAAGGGAATCTTGATGAAAAATTTAAGAAACAAATTAATAATCTGAAAAAGGAATTTAAACATATCATCATAGATGGTTCTCCAGTTATGAATTTGGACAATGTCTTTGTTGATGTAGCTGAACATATAATTGTTCCAACTTTCTTGGACTCAGTTACAACAAACTCTATTTTAAACTTACTTAAAAAAACGGATATATCTAAAATTAGAGCTGTCATTCCAAATAGGGTAGGAAGAACTGCAATAGAGAAGAACTTTTATTCTTTTTTAAAAGAAAAGTTAAATCGTTCAGGAGTATTTTTATCTATTCCAATTAAGCAATCTTCAATAATCTTAAACTTAATTGAAAAAGGTACTCTACTTTGGGAAAGAAGAGCTCAAGAATTAGAGCAAATAAAAAATGTTTTTATAAAAGTGTGGGGTGAAATAGAAGATGAGTAA
- a CDS encoding DNA repair protein Rad50 has protein sequence MAKKKSKTHEMYDKVASFIKSQCNDNFTLKTSLNEIADKVLEIEKMYFKKKKYDIRHENIIEIICYELVFKANKIRLSSLNYWDLVEIINKWFFKAKIELVSMVDSPHTGYMDNIKEVYLKATPGLEEFDNLVKTYFELIRLKNSGLDVNKFLEDTNNQLCSYPNNFYFKSPYFCNLLTEIIVEAGEKKEKKLI, from the coding sequence ATGGCTAAAAAGAAATCTAAGACACATGAAATGTATGATAAAGTTGCAAGTTTTATAAAAAGTCAGTGTAATGACAATTTTACTTTAAAAACTTCTTTAAATGAAATTGCAGATAAAGTTTTAGAAATAGAAAAAATGTATTTTAAAAAGAAAAAATACGATATTAGACATGAAAATATAATAGAAATCATTTGTTATGAACTAGTTTTTAAAGCTAATAAAATAAGGTTAAGTTCTTTAAATTATTGGGACTTAGTAGAGATAATAAACAAATGGTTTTTTAAAGCAAAAATAGAATTAGTATCAATGGTAGACTCTCCTCATACAGGATATATGGATAATATAAAAGAAGTTTATCTAAAAGCTACACCAGGATTAGAAGAATTTGACAATTTAGTAAAAACTTATTTTGAACTTATAAGACTAAAAAATTCTGGACTTGATGTTAATAAGTTTTTAGAAGATACCAATAATCAATTATGTTCATATCCAAATAATTTCTATTTTAAGTCACCATATTTCTGTAACTTATTGACAGAAATTATTGTTGAAGCAGGAGAAAAAAAGGAGAAAAAACTTATTTAA
- a CDS encoding N-6 DNA methylase — translation MEDNLNLFGFGQLPKKEIVREASIKNIVKKIQDLDHKYNYDEIFFDWVRCMFYTYANTCNKVGYSDREEKFKRIVDKHGKEVIEIFLECHAELVMLFEKEIDDYLGKIYHELGIHNKMKGQFFTPFHLSKLMAETRVNELIKELNSKKRIKITDAACGSGCLMLGILAVLKEKGINYQKRIFINCSDLDENTIQMAYVQLTIVGAKAKCENKNSLTGEIFGRWDTFNYSISGNTSLDLEVDYGRYKE, via the coding sequence ATGGAGGATAACTTAAACCTTTTTGGATTTGGACAGCTTCCTAAAAAAGAAATAGTTAGAGAAGCTTCTATCAAAAATATAGTAAAAAAAATACAAGATCTCGATCATAAATATAACTATGATGAAATATTCTTTGATTGGGTAAGATGTATGTTTTATACTTATGCAAATACTTGCAATAAAGTAGGTTATTCAGATAGGGAAGAAAAATTTAAAAGAATAGTAGATAAACATGGTAAAGAAGTAATTGAAATTTTTCTTGAATGTCATGCTGAACTGGTAATGTTATTTGAAAAAGAAATAGATGATTACTTAGGCAAAATATATCATGAATTAGGTATTCACAATAAAATGAAAGGTCAATTTTTTACACCATTTCATCTTTCAAAACTTATGGCAGAAACAAGAGTTAATGAATTAATAAAAGAATTAAATTCAAAAAAAAGAATAAAAATAACTGATGCTGCATGTGGTTCAGGTTGTTTAATGCTAGGAATATTAGCAGTATTAAAAGAAAAAGGAATTAATTATCAAAAAAGAATTTTTATTAATTGTAGTGATTTAGATGAAAATACTATTCAAATGGCTTATGTTCAGTTGACTATTGTTGGAGCTAAAGCAAAATGTGAAAACAAAAATTCTTTAACAGGAGAAATATTTGGAAGATGGGATACATTTAATTATAGCATTAGTGGCAATACAAGTTTAGATTTAGAGGTTGATTATGGAAGATATAAAGAATAG
- a CDS encoding tyrosine-type recombinase/integrase, producing MEDIKNSIINQITFEIDKNNNFNSEDIERIKNIIIIQLKDYDIVSKKYEIVVSDRTNAELWKKFFLTKKAENLSDKSLLYYKNSLELFSLFIKKSFLKVTTDDIRLYLAVEREKNQQKAVSIDNIRRILNSFFSFLNEEEYISNNPVKRIKKVKGQKTEKTAFTQLELEKLRMACENSLEKAIMEVLISSAIRATELANIKIRDIDFEKNEIKIIRKGNKEGVAFMSTIAALAIKKYISERGNYNTPYLWVVDGHMYKSYKNQTLGSKIETEGFRRVLKSIATRAKVENVHPHRFRRTFATMALKKGMDVEEIQQVLGHQNINTTMIYVNVDKSSVKEKYKNIVGG from the coding sequence ATGGAAGATATAAAGAATAGCATTATAAATCAAATAACTTTTGAAATTGATAAAAATAATAATTTTAATTCTGAAGATATAGAAAGAATTAAAAATATTATCATTATTCAATTAAAAGATTATGATATTGTCTCAAAAAAATATGAAATAGTAGTTTCTGATAGAACAAATGCAGAACTATGGAAAAAATTTTTTCTAACAAAGAAAGCTGAAAATCTAAGTGACAAAAGTTTACTATACTATAAAAATTCTCTTGAATTATTTTCTCTCTTTATAAAAAAATCTTTTTTAAAAGTTACTACGGATGATATTAGATTGTACTTAGCTGTAGAAAGAGAAAAGAACCAGCAGAAAGCTGTTTCAATAGATAATATTAGAAGAATTTTAAATTCTTTCTTTTCATTTTTAAATGAAGAAGAATATATTTCTAATAATCCAGTTAAAAGAATTAAAAAAGTTAAAGGTCAAAAAACTGAAAAAACTGCATTTACACAATTAGAATTAGAAAAACTCAGAATGGCTTGTGAAAACTCATTAGAAAAAGCAATAATGGAAGTACTTATATCTAGTGCTATCCGTGCAACAGAATTGGCTAATATAAAAATTAGAGATATTGACTTTGAAAAAAATGAGATAAAAATTATTAGAAAAGGAAATAAAGAAGGAGTTGCTTTCATGAGTACAATTGCAGCACTTGCAATAAAAAAATATATTAGTGAAAGAGGAAATTACAATACTCCTTATTTGTGGGTGGTTGATGGGCATATGTATAAATCTTATAAAAATCAAACTTTAGGTAGTAAGATTGAAACTGAAGGATTTAGAAGAGTATTAAAATCAATTGCAACTAGAGCAAAAGTTGAAAATGTTCATCCTCATAGATTTAGAAGAACATTTGCAACAATGGCACTAAAAAAAGGAATGGATGTTGAAGAAATTCAACAAGTTTTAGGACATCAAAACATAAATACAACTATGATTTATGTTAATGTAGATAAATCTAGTGTTAAAGAAAAATATAAGAATATAGTTGGTGGTTAG
- a CDS encoding HNH endonuclease signature motif containing protein: MRRKFKTEEFDFLKSFKGTKNRNELLELFNNSFEKITSTQLETLLHRYKIPFKKLPSYTFKKGHTPWNKGKKTGIRPPNLFKKGNVTWNTRELYSERIDRDGYTYIKLINKKKWKLKHRWIWEQKYGEIPADHVIIFADGNKKNFNIENLILVSRKELAVLNKNKLLRDNAELTNIGIAIAKIKIAIADKKRKKEEKK; this comes from the coding sequence ATGAGAAGAAAATTTAAAACAGAAGAATTTGATTTTTTAAAAAGTTTTAAAGGAACTAAAAATAGAAATGAGTTATTAGAATTATTCAATAATAGTTTTGAAAAAATAACTTCAACACAATTAGAGACTTTGCTCCATAGATATAAAATACCTTTTAAAAAATTACCTTCTTATACTTTTAAGAAAGGACACACTCCTTGGAATAAAGGTAAGAAAACAGGAATAAGACCTCCTAATCTTTTTAAAAAAGGAAATGTAACCTGGAACACAAGAGAGCTTTATTCAGAAAGAATTGATAGAGATGGTTATACATATATAAAACTAATAAATAAAAAGAAATGGAAGTTAAAACATCGATGGATTTGGGAACAAAAATATGGAGAAATCCCAGCAGATCATGTGATAATTTTTGCTGATGGTAATAAAAAAAATTTTAATATAGAAAATTTAATTTTAGTATCAAGAAAAGAACTAGCCGTTTTAAATAAAAATAAATTATTAAGAGATAATGCTGAGTTAACAAATATTGGAATAGCAATAGCAAAAATAAAAATTGCTATTGCTGATAAAAAAAGAAAAAAAGAGGAGAAAAAATGA